In the genome of Cydia strobilella chromosome Z, ilCydStro3.1, whole genome shotgun sequence, one region contains:
- the LOC134754960 gene encoding uncharacterized protein LOC134754960, with product MEDFEERALSLAPVRPKIFKRYVDDTFTILPKNSVSTFLDHLNSIHSKIKFTMELEKYCSLPFLDVLVKRDPDNTLGRTVYRKPTHTDRYLNGKSHHHPSQLVTVGKSLFLRAQRICDDQHLAAELQHARRALQANELRIPRVNQRSHIKIPTVERRPAILPFVRGVTDRISHILKRASIKTYFKPMKKMSQFLRPVKCNTPLQIAGVYRLDCECGLSYVGQTKRSISTRVKEHIADVKHRRPRSAVCEHVMDKANHSIKFDKPLVLAKEKRYIPRMLREAIEIKKYPNFNREDGFSLPPAWDPVVHLIKEQV from the coding sequence atggaggacttcgaggagagggcactctcattggctcctgtgcgaccgaagatatttaaaagatacgtagatgacacttttactatacttccaaaaaatagtgtttcaactttcttggatcacctaaattccatccatagcaaaataaaatttactatggagttggaaaaatactgttctctccccttcttagatgtattggtaaaaagagatcctgataacaccctaggtcgcactgtgtataggaaacctactcatactgataggtacttaaatggcaaatcgcatcaccatcccagtcaacttgttacagtaggcaaatctttgtttctgagagcccagaggatatgtgatgaccagcatctggccgcggagctccagcatgccaggcgcgcgctccaggcaaacgagctcaggataccgcgggtcaaccagaggtcccacattaagatccccacagtcgagcgcaggcctgccattctgccttttgtcaggggggtcacggacaggatcagccacatcttgaagcgtgcttctataaaaacatatttcaagccaatgaagaagatgtcacaattcctgaggcctgtaaaatgcaatacccctctacagattgcaggagtgtacaggctggactgtgagtgtggcctatcatatgtcgggcagacgaaacggagcatttccactcgggtgaaggaacacatagctgatgtcaagcaccgtcgacctaggtctgcagtctgtgagcatgtcatggataaagccaatcactcaatcaagtttgataagcctctggttcttgccaaggagaagcgttacatacccagaatgctgcgcgaggccattgagattaagaaatatccaaactttaatagggaagatggcttttctctaccaccagcttgggatcctgtagtccatctgataaaggagcaagtg